Genomic DNA from Desulfuromonas versatilis:
TCTCCCGGGTCAGCGCCACGCAGACCAGCGCCAGCACCGCCCAGACCAGCATCAACGAAAACCCGGTGCGGAAGGCGCTCAACTCGTAGATCCTGGCCCCCCCGGCCATCGCCCCCTGCCACTTGCGGTCGAGCATCCAGCCCACGGCGGGCTGCAGCAGCATCGGGCCGAGCATCGAACCCATGTTGCAGACCCCGGCCGCGGTGCCGGCCAGGTGTGCCGGGACCGACTCCTTGGCGAAGGCGAAGCCGATGATCATGCAGCCGGCGGCGAAGCCGATGACGATCAGCAGGGCGACCAGGACGGCGTAGGGGAGGGCCGGAACCAGGATGACCACCGCCCAGCCGGCGGTCAATACCGCACAGCCGGCCACATAAAGGGGCTTGCGCAGGCCGATGCGGTCCGACAGGCCGCCGCAGACCGGGCCGCCCACCGCCCAGGCCAGCAGCAGAGTCGAACAGAGCGCCGCCGCTTCCGGCGCGCCCAAGCCGTAGTGGGTGGTCAGAAAGGGAACTCCCCAGAGCCCGGCGAAGGTGAGAATGCTGCCGGCCACCGCCCCTGGGGCGAACAGCAGCAGCCAGGTGTTGCGGTAGCTGAAGACCTGCCTGAGGCCTTCGATAATCCCGGTGCGGGGCGTCCCGCTGGGTGCCTTGGGGGCGTAGCTGGCGTAGCCCCGCTCCCCAGGGTCGTCGCGAACGATGATCCAGATCGCCACCGCCACCAGCAGAGGCAGGACGCTGGCGGCGAGCATGACCGGCCTCCAACTGTAGGCGACCACCAGCAGGCGCAGCGGAGTGCCGGCGAAGACCGCGCCGAGAATCCCCAGAAACAGGGCCATTCCGGAGGCGAGGGCGAACTGGCGTGGGGCCATCCAGAGGCTGGAGAGCTTCATCATGGCGACGAAGGCCACCGCCACCGAGCCGCCGATCAGCAGCCGGCCCGCGCAGGCCCAGAACAGCCCGTCGGCCAGGGCGAAGCAGAGGCTGCCGACCCCCGCCACCGCCGCCCCCGCGGTCAGCAGGCGGCGCGGCCCCCAGCTGTCGGCGAGCAGGCCGGTGGGGATCTGCATGGCCACGTAGCTGTAGAAATAAAAGGCCGAAAGGTTGCCCAGGGCCGCGGCCCCCAGCGTGAACTCGCTCATCAGCTCGGCGGTCATGACCCCGGGGGCGACCCGCTGGAAGAAGCCGATGATGTACAGGGCGGCGCCCAGGCCCCAGACGGTCCAGGCCAGGCGGGCGGGGGGGAGCTTGGTTGAATGCATAAAACCTCGGTGAAGATGTCGGGATGCGCCAACTCCGGCGTCGGGACCTTTTGCTTCCCGCCAAAATATTAAAACGCTGTTCTCTTGTCAAACCCTAAACTTCCGGGCATAATACGGCATTTCATGAACGCAGCCTGCCGGCTGACTTGCTGGGTCCCCATTTTTTCCCCAAGGAGCGCCTCATGCCCATCATCGCCATTGAAGGTCCACCCATCGCCGCCCCTGCCGTCCGCCGCCAACTGGTCGAGGAGCTCACCGCCGCGGCGGCCAAAGCCTATGCCCTGCCGCCTGAGAAGATCATCGTGCTGATTCGCGAGAACAGCCCGGAGCAGGTCGCCGTGGGGGGCGTGCTGATCGCCGATCGCAAGTAGCCCTTCCAACGACTCACCTCTGACAGGAGACCACTTTGAACATCAAACGCCACCGCCATCTATTGGCCATTGCCCTGACCCTGCTGGTTGTCGTGCTGATGAACGTCGACTGGACCCCCCGGGAGAAAAAAGAGGCTGTCGGAAACACGGCGACGCAATTTCTCGAACTGATCGACGCGGGGCGCTACGGCGAGGCCTGGGATGAAGCGACGGGCTTTCTGCAGCAGAACATTCCCCGCGACCGGTGGATCGGCAAGGTCGCCGGCGAACGGGAGGGGATCGGGGCGCTGCTCGAGAGATCCCTGAGCGAAACCGGTTTTACCAGCGAGGCCTCCGGCGGCCCCGAGGGCGAGTACGCCGTGCTGGTTTATCAGTCCAGGTTCCAGCACAAGGGGCAGGCCAGCGAAAAGGTGACCCTGCTGCTGGGCAGCGACGCCGTCTGGCGGGTCGCCGGCTACTTTATCGAATAGGTTCATGGGGGCAGTTCCGCCGGATCGGGACCTGCCCCCTTTCCTCCCCCCACCGCCGCCGACCTGGTTTCAGGCGGCCGGTTCCCCCGCCTTCGAATCCCTCCCCCCGTGGATTGGCGCCCGATTCCCACTTGTTGGTAAAATGAGATAAGAAGCATCGGATATCTCGGCGCATGTCCCCGAAACTTCTGCAGAAGATCGGTTGCCTGTCGTTCCGGGGCGGCAGTTCACCGGGGAAGGAGCGATCATGAAACGCATAGGTACGCTGCTGTTGGGGCTGGTTCTGACCCTGGCCGGCTGTGCCCCCGTGATGGGCCCTCACGAACAGGGCGGCACCCTGCTCGGGGCGGCAACCGGGGCCCTGGCCGGGTCGCAGATCGGTGACGGACGCGGCAGGCTGGTGGCGGTGGCCATCGGCAGCCTGGCCGGTGCGCTGATCGGTCAGGGTGTCGGCCAGTCCCTCGACCGGGCGGACCAGCTGACCATGCAGAGGAACGCCCGGGTCGCCCTCGACCAGGGGCGCCCCTATCTGGCCTCCACCTGGGTGAACCCCGACACGGGCAGTTCCGGGTCGGTCACCCCGGTCAGGACCTTCGGCACCACCGATGGCCGCTATTGCCGGGAATACCTCCAGAATGTGCTGGTCGGCGGGGTACAGCAGCAGGCCTACGGCACCGCCTGCCGGCAGGCCGACGGCAGCTGGCTGATCGTGGCCAACAACCCGGTGAGCGACTATCGGCCGGTCACCACCGTCTATCAGACCCGCTACGCCCCCTCTGGCTATTACGGGGGATACTATTATCCCTGGTACTACAGTCCGGTGCGGCTGTTCTTCAGCCTCGGCTACTTTCATCATGGCCACCACGGCAGGCACCACCTGCATGGCGGACATCACTTCAAGGGCGGGCATCACTTCCGCGGCGGAAACCACTTCAGAGGGGGGCACCACTTCAAGGGGGGACATCATTTCAGGGGCGGGCACCACTTCAAAGGGGGGCACCAGCTGCGCGGCGGTGGGCATGGCTGGCAGCGCCGGTAGGCAGCCAAGCCGGGGACGGATTTGAATGGTAAACTGAAGGATAGATCAGCACGGCCTCCCGGGAAGGGAGGCCTTCTTTTCCCCGAGGAGGGCCCCATGACCACCCCGATGCAGCAGCTCAGCCCCCTGCGCAACACCACCCAGGCCGAGGAACCCGAGGCTCTGGCCGAAGAGCAGCTCCGGCATTTCGGCATCGACCCTCGGGGCGAATACGGCCAGACTCTGCTCAGGCTGACCCGCAGCCTCTACGAAGCACAGGCGGGCACCGCGGAGTTGTGGCGGATCACCACGGCGACCCTCGGCCGACTGGATCGCGGCGATCGCATCGCTTACTTCAACGCCAAGCGCTTCGTCTCGTTTCAGTTGGCCAAGATCCTCGACACCCTGCAGAACCCCCTGCGCAGCACCTACCAGTCGATCAGCGTGCGCGAGCACGGTTTCGCCTGCAAGGGGGCCTACCCGCTGTTCGACAACGTCGCCGCCATCTTCAGCTCCACCCCGGTGATCACCCGCACCGCCACCTACCTGTTCGCCTGCACCGAATGGGTGGAGGACGCCTTCAAGGGGCGCGAACCGCTGCTCGAGATCTACTCGCGATTGCTCAACCCGACCTCGATCAGCCTGGCCAATCACATGGTCGATCTGGAGGCCGGCCCCATGGCCGGCCAGTACCTGGCCTGGAACTTCAATTCGGGGATGGCCGCCATCGACGGGGTGCTGGCCCACCTGGTCGGCGCCCGCGACGTGGTGCTGGCCAGCCGCAACGTCTATGGGGGCACCTACCAGTTGCTGCACGACTGGTACGGCAAGAAGAGCAACCTCGACCTGGCCATCGAGTGGTTCGACGGCTTCGACGGCGCCGCCTTCGCCGCGGCCCTGGCGGCGACCCGGAAAAAATACGCGAGCCGCCTGGCCGAGGGGCGGCGGATCTACGTCTACCTCGAATCTCCCTGCAATCCCCACGGCAACGTGCTCGACGTGCCGGAGATCAGCCGGCTGGCCCATCGCGAGGGCTCCCTGGTGATCTGCGACGCGACCGTCGGCACCCCCTTCCTGCAGCCGGTGCTGCGCCGTGCCGACCCGGCCGAACGCCCCGACTTCGTCATCCACTCCTACACCAAGGACCTCTGCGGCAGCGGCACCACCACCGCCGGGGTGGTCATCGCCCGCAACGAGCGGATGTTCCTGCCCAAGGGGGAGAGCGCGACCATCGACGGCCCCGATGGCCGGCCCGAGACCATCCCCTGGGACGAGACCCTGTTCTGGAACGTCTACTACGTGAAAGGGGCTTTTCTCGACGCCGACAAGGCCTTCGAGGTGCTCAGCGGCCTGCGCACCTTCGAAAGCCGCGTGCTGCAGAAGGGGATCAACACCCTGGTGCTGGCCCGCGCCCTCGACCGCCATCCGGACATCAACGTGCACAGCCCGGCCGCCGAGGGGCACCCAAACGCGCCGCTGCGCGAACGGCTCATGTATCTGGGGCTGCCCGCGCCCCTGTTCACCATCGACTTCGAAGGCGGCGGCGGGCACCCCCCGGTCCCCCGCGAGTCCTTCAAGCGCTTTTTCGACTGGCTCGAGCCGGCGGTGGGGCTGCAGGTCAGCCTCGGCCAGACCAACACCATCGCCCTCTGCCCGGCCCTGACCAGCCACTCGGAACTCTCCGCCCAGGCCCTCGCCGAGGCGGGGATCGCGCCCACCACCATCCGCATCTCCGTGGGGCTCGAGGATCCCAGGGTGCTGATTGCCCATTTTCTCAAGGCCGCCGAGCTGACCATCGAGCCCGCCGTCCCCGGGTTCTGCGCCGGGTTCCCCACGGGGGAGGAGATTGACCGGCTCTACCGCGGCATCTATCTCGAATACCACCGGCGCTTCATCGATGCCCAGCCGGATTTTGCTGAGCTGGCGACCTGAAGGAAATAGGCAATATTCCATGACCTGGAAGAGGGAAGGTGCCCACGCGAAGGCGCGAAGAACGAGAAGTTGTCAAAAAAAAATCTGCCGAAAAAAACGGCATCAACCTGTCGGAGGTGTTTTTCCTTCGCGGCCTTCGCGCCTTCGCGTGAGACACGCTTTCCCCATTCACCGTTTCAGTCAACCGTCTTCAGCACGTGCAGCCGAACCCGTGCTACGCCCTGCTGAAGCATGCCGATGGCCTTGGCCGCGCGGCGGGTGAGGTCGATGATGCGGCCGGAAACGAAGGGGCCGCGGTCGTTGATGCGCACGTCGACGCTCT
This window encodes:
- a CDS encoding RT0821/Lpp0805 family surface protein, with translation MKRIGTLLLGLVLTLAGCAPVMGPHEQGGTLLGAATGALAGSQIGDGRGRLVAVAIGSLAGALIGQGVGQSLDRADQLTMQRNARVALDQGRPYLASTWVNPDTGSSGSVTPVRTFGTTDGRYCREYLQNVLVGGVQQQAYGTACRQADGSWLIVANNPVSDYRPVTTVYQTRYAPSGYYGGYYYPWYYSPVRLFFSLGYFHHGHHGRHHLHGGHHFKGGHHFRGGNHFRGGHHFKGGHHFRGGHHFKGGHQLRGGGHGWQRR
- the dmpI gene encoding 4-oxalocrotonate tautomerase DmpI, which produces MPIIAIEGPPIAAPAVRRQLVEELTAAAAKAYALPPEKIIVLIRENSPEQVAVGGVLIADRK
- a CDS encoding DUF4019 domain-containing protein; the encoded protein is MNIKRHRHLLAIALTLLVVVLMNVDWTPREKKEAVGNTATQFLELIDAGRYGEAWDEATGFLQQNIPRDRWIGKVAGEREGIGALLERSLSETGFTSEASGGPEGEYAVLVYQSRFQHKGQASEKVTLLLGSDAVWRVAGYFIE
- a CDS encoding MFS transporter, which produces MHSTKLPPARLAWTVWGLGAALYIIGFFQRVAPGVMTAELMSEFTLGAAALGNLSAFYFYSYVAMQIPTGLLADSWGPRRLLTAGAAVAGVGSLCFALADGLFWACAGRLLIGGSVAVAFVAMMKLSSLWMAPRQFALASGMALFLGILGAVFAGTPLRLLVVAYSWRPVMLAASVLPLLVAVAIWIIVRDDPGERGYASYAPKAPSGTPRTGIIEGLRQVFSYRNTWLLLFAPGAVAGSILTFAGLWGVPFLTTHYGLGAPEAAALCSTLLLAWAVGGPVCGGLSDRIGLRKPLYVAGCAVLTAGWAVVILVPALPYAVLVALLIVIGFAAGCMIIGFAFAKESVPAHLAGTAAGVCNMGSMLGPMLLQPAVGWMLDRKWQGAMAGGARIYELSAFRTGFSLMLVWAVLALVCVALTRETGCRQMQ
- a CDS encoding trans-sulfuration enzyme family protein; its protein translation is MTTPMQQLSPLRNTTQAEEPEALAEEQLRHFGIDPRGEYGQTLLRLTRSLYEAQAGTAELWRITTATLGRLDRGDRIAYFNAKRFVSFQLAKILDTLQNPLRSTYQSISVREHGFACKGAYPLFDNVAAIFSSTPVITRTATYLFACTEWVEDAFKGREPLLEIYSRLLNPTSISLANHMVDLEAGPMAGQYLAWNFNSGMAAIDGVLAHLVGARDVVLASRNVYGGTYQLLHDWYGKKSNLDLAIEWFDGFDGAAFAAALAATRKKYASRLAEGRRIYVYLESPCNPHGNVLDVPEISRLAHREGSLVICDATVGTPFLQPVLRRADPAERPDFVIHSYTKDLCGSGTTTAGVVIARNERMFLPKGESATIDGPDGRPETIPWDETLFWNVYYVKGAFLDADKAFEVLSGLRTFESRVLQKGINTLVLARALDRHPDINVHSPAAEGHPNAPLRERLMYLGLPAPLFTIDFEGGGGHPPVPRESFKRFFDWLEPAVGLQVSLGQTNTIALCPALTSHSELSAQALAEAGIAPTTIRISVGLEDPRVLIAHFLKAAELTIEPAVPGFCAGFPTGEEIDRLYRGIYLEYHRRFIDAQPDFAELAT